In Citrus sinensis cultivar Valencia sweet orange chromosome 3, DVS_A1.0, whole genome shotgun sequence, the sequence AGGCTTGCACTTGGGCATTTGGGATGAATTTGTTTGATCTGCAAGAGTGgaggaaaagaaaactaaCTGCAGTGTACCATAAATACTTACAGTTGGTATGTGAATATTTACGCTTCTACCTGAATTTGCATTTTCTTGCGTTACTAATTACTTCTCTCTGTTATCTCTTACAACAATACGTACTGGTCTACCACAATATTCTTAATGATTATTTACAAGTTTCCTGTGATATAAATTCTccaataagatttttttttttaatttagtatttcTTCTGGTAATTGAGCTAATACCTTAGCTTTTccatttattgttattattatttattcatcaaCTCACTTTActcctttttctcttgtttttttaTAACTGGAATTTCTCTAATGGTAGATGTAAATGTTAACAACAAGacgataattttttatcatatactAGTATGCATTATGtcacttttaaaatatctttcatCCTGTACTAATTCTGAAGGAACTCATGCCTTGTTCAGCTTTCTGCTCTTTTTGTGCATAGTTTAGACTTTAAGAGTATTCAGCGTGAGATTGGCCGAGTGGTTAGGACTTGGGAGGGCAGCAGTTCGAACCCCCACAAGCGCAATGTGGGGGTATTTCCTAccttaattatattgtatGATTAAGTGGAGGTAGTCTTCTCCCTTACCCAAGTGTGAGTAGAATACACATTGCTCGAATATTAATGAGAGTTAAAATCTGGGCAGAGCTCCATAAGTATTGATGTAAGTTGGTCCCAGTAatagtctgatttgtaaatatcaatatagtcttatgtaatatgagttgtagtTTGAGCAATGGtctcatgtaattaaaaaaaaaagagtattcCGAGTGAAAACTGAGGTGATGACAAGATGATGTCATGTTATGTGGGTTGGATTCTGTTTGAAAATTGTCTTCTGTCAGGGATGTTAATGATGACCTCAAAAGGCTTTTCCATATCTATGACTACCATATTATATTTAGAGATGGCTTGGGTTGTTGGAATTGTGATAGACCAGGTTTTAACTCCTGACTGTTGGGTGCAAAAGCTTGGATGCATGCATATTAGTAACTAGCTTAACATATTGCTGCATAAGTGTTTTTCTGAAGATATGAAAGGGTCGTCAACTCCTTTTTGTGTGTAATATTGGCATCACTTGCACATGCATGAAAACAGACATCCATCCATGTACAAATGTGCTCCCCTTCAATGTATCTATTAAGCATATGTAATGAATATCTAATGTCTTACCCTTTACCTGGGGTTTGGTACTTTGGTTGCAGGGATACAAGAGGCCATTGTGGAAGGCTGGGAGCTTGCCTTTAGGTTGGATAACTTTTTATAAACATACAGTGGCTCTAGACAAGAGATGGCATGTACTTGGTCTAGGTTATGATTCGGGTGTTGCTCGACGGGACATTGAGCAAGCAGCAGTGATACACTATGATGGAGTCATGAAACCATGGTTGGAGATTGCAATTGCTAAATACAAGGGATACTGGaccaaatttataaattatgacCATCCTTTTCTGCAGCGGTGCAATCTCCACGTATAATGCAACATGACAACTAGTATTACCGGTATTAAGTGATCCACACCACATTATTGGAGTTGCTCATTTACTTGATTCTTTATTGATCTCATGTAAATTTCTAGTCAGTCGAAAATTTTTCCGGCAGTAATCTCTTAGGAGTTGAGTTGATTTATAGCGATAATGTGAGAAGGGTCCGTGCTGGTAGATGTTTGTACATAACCCATTTCACGTATTCCATTATACTAAAACTGTACtgaaaaagaagatttttattcatttacatCAATTTTAATACCTCACTGGCTTTCATTTAAGTTTTTCGTTGTTCTATGATTTGGAGGacaattcatattattttccACGACAGGGTGTTTTGATCTTTGTTTCTTGTGGGTCAAAGAGAGATTAACAGTACGCGTTAATGCGTGCAAGCTCGTCTATTTCTTTTTGACCTTTCAGATCTGATTAAGCGAGATCTTGATCTCGCTTGATCCTTGAATCTTTCAGTGAAAGACATAATTATGAGGGTGGTTTAAATTTCGGATCTGGACTTCTATTTGTGatcagaaaataattttgaagaatgacggacaaaattttttaaatcaatcgATCGCTCAAAGTGAAAATCCAATTGCCGATAATATACTAATGTTATATGTTAAGATTCATTTccaaaaaatatcttaatgAATCATTCATACCCATCAATATTTCGATACCATTTACAGGCATAAGAGGTACGAAATTATTGGAATATTGATCAAATACAGAGCAAAAGACTGAACGTCAAGAGGAAAATAACTGGGCAGGTTGGGTCCCACAGGCCACGTGTCAAAGAGACCCCACTGTTGGCTTGCAAACGGATGATGTGGACGACACGTGGAATTACGTGGTTGGATTAGTGTGGATAGAGGATTTCAAATGTAAGGTTAGCTATCTACCTATCCGTGCTCTGTGGTGCCAAGCTTGGACCCCATGATATTAATCTGTAGATGCTTCAACGAAATAAACTGATATACCCTGACCACAGCAAACATCTTTGTGCTCATTCTTCACTCCATCTCGTCTTCCAACTCCAAGAAAAATGGCCGCCATCACTGCTAGCGTAGGAACATCATCGATTACACCCTCGGTTCTTGTACACAAGCCATCCATTGTAGCTTCATCATCCCCTGTTCTTGGtaagattttgtttttatctcaAATCCCACGCtgttatgagaataaatgATTGCCgcttatgaaaaaaaaatacttaaatgaTTGTTGTGAACTAAATCAAGTGATTTCACCGCTTGAACCAATTAACACACACAAGcaattataagtttttcagCAATTGAGTCGTATCTTTACAGGATTGCCAGCAAAGGCAGTGAAGGGGAAAGTGAGATGTTCGATGGAGGAAAAGCCTTCAAAGCAAGAGAGCAAAACAAACGTGGGAATGAGTGCGTCACTGCTGGCAGCAGCATGCGCGGCAACAATGTCAAGCCCAGCCATGGCTCTTGTTGATGATAGAATGAGCACTGAAGGAACAGGGCTTCCATTTGGCTTGAGCAACAACCTCCTTGGGTGGATTCTGTTGGGTGTTTTTGGTCTCATCTGGGCCCTCTACATTCCTTACGCTTCCAGtcttgatgaagatgaagagtcCGGATTGTCCCTCTAACAGTCCGAAGTCTAAAGCCAAACCCCTTGTTGGTAGAAATGTAAAGAGTTTGGcctttttccttaaatttgttttagtaAAATCTATCTTTTGTGTTTCTGTTTCTTGACTCATGTTTCCTCTCTGTGCAAtgttattttctctttaatgcTTCATTTGATCGTGGAGTATTCGAAGCTGGGGGAATTTAGGATATTAAATCTATTTTCTTGACAAccaagtaattaattattactgtTAAAAATACCCAAGCTGCCATTACTTGTTAACTGGTCATCACTTATCCATCCAGAGCTTTCATTCCACAACAATTCAGCCACCACAAATATTCTTCGCAATCAGGAAGAACAAAATATGATCAGATGCAAGAATAATCTTCGTGATTTTGGGCATGCCTTTTATGCTCTAACATATTGTAGTGGCGATGACCACCTTaagtaaccaaaaaaaaaaaaaattaagaaaaaattaagaaatcaaGTTTGATGCTATTTTTTGTAATCAATAcgaaaaaaggcaaaaaaaaattataaagagtttttttttttataactatttttattatttcattatcaaaataattttgctttgAAGGCACATATCATTAATTATCAAAGTGTGTTTGGGGGATGACAAACAGTTCGGTTTTTGTcgaattgaattaaaaaatttattgttcgATGCGGTtcaatttaaagaataaaaaccgGATGGTTCAaaaataaacgaatcgaaCCGACAAAccgattaaaataaaaatcaatttcaattgcTAATAACTTTCTAAATCTAATTCTAACCTacattttatttccaaataaataaataaacaaagattGGCACGGTGGCAGCAATCTCGCTCACGCACAAATCACTCACAGCTTCACGTACAACAGTCTCTCTCTCGCAGCCTCTCACGGTCACGCCGACGGCCCAATGCCGTGACGGACTCATCCCTCACGCACAGTCCGCCACAATCTCACTCTCATCACTCACGGTCTCACTCTCACCATCAGCCGCCGCCAGCACCCATCACTCACGAGTGTGGCGACGCTGTTCTGCCTTATCTTCGCCAGCCGTCGCAAGTTACCTCATTCATCTCGCCAGCCATTGCAGCCTCTGTCCGTCGTTGCTGTCGGGCCGGTGAAGGTAACAATTCTATTATTCGTTATAGTGCCTAGtgttttgatatatttttaacaGATGAAGATGCTATGGTAGGCGATGATAAAGGTTAAAAATATAGCATGCATCACGCATGGTCATGAAAAAATAGGTTCTGGATTTATGAGCGTTTTTAGCTTTTAATAATTAGGGCGGTGCCGAGAACTGATATGGTTTTTTGTGTTGTGTGTTCTGTCTCCCAcagattcaaaatttatgaGTGTTTTTGGCTAACTAGGAGCTTATGTAGGAACGATGAATTACACGCTTGCTTTTGTTTAGGTATTGAGTGGGACCAAATTTGCACTGAGAAGCTGTTTATCTGAGAGATTCTTATTCACATCCACTGTCCTATTTCAGCATtgagcattttatttttcactaaGAACATGATTTAGTGGTGccaaatttgtttcttttttgcaaAATTGTAGTTGTGCACGGCCTGCGATTAAATGCTGTGCCAGTTTGGTAGACAAATTGTGTTATTTAATCTAcaattttatctataaatGTTGTGCCAGTCTGGACCCAACCGAACCGAACTCTATTTCTTGAGAACCATTCGGTTTCAGTTTGGATCGATTCTGATCCAGAATCAAACCGAACTGTAtaatgcccacccctaaacTGTGTTATGAACCCACAGTAGAATTCATTCTCAAAAAAGGGACTAATAAGTGGAGGGTGGTTGGAGTTAATAAAACTAGTTAATGTTGGATCCTAAATTCTACCCTCtgtcaaatttaaaaactgaTTTGTAAGAGGGCAAGGGCCACATTATAGGATCAAAGTATTTTGATAGCAATTATTATGAACCCACAAGATATAACTCACTCTTAAAACCCAACTTATAGGAGAATGGTGCTTTAGAATTAATAAACTACCAACTAGTATAGTGATGGCAACATTTCCTGTGGAGGCCCATGCCCACGAGCGCCCGATCAATACAAATCGGGTATGCAACCTTgcaaagcttcaaaatttaaaacgtGCCCATTTCGGGAATAAGCCCAAGTCTGAAAATGTTTTGGGTTCAGGGATTTTATCAGCCCCAAACCCGAACccggaatttttttaaaataaaaaatatattttgatttatcaaataatagaaaaaaatcaactcacataagtttaatcaaataataaaaaaatataaaacactaAAACCCTAGATAAACTCATGGTGAGTTTACTCTCTCAAAATGCTAGACTCTACCCATCACCACCTCCAATTCTCCAATGGAACTTCCCCTTCCTGGCCAACGCGTCCAAcaccaaaagatcaaaatTTGCTGTCAATGTCGCTCTCCTCTCTCGCCTAAAGACCAAGCTTCACCGCCAGCTTTACAACTGTAAATTCTACTTTTAAACTTTATCGTTGTAAATTCTTCATCTATAACATTTTTTAGAATGCTCTGTATTCTCTCTTTATAATTTCTGtgcatttttcatttattgaaattcaagaatgacgattttttgtttttttttttcagggaCTTGATtgtgaatataaacaaaatcaaattacaaAGCTGAATCAAAGAGATCGCTACTATTGGTTAGCTGGGAACTATATTTATCTGACTGACCTTTGAGCTCATAATCCAAATCCATTATGATTCATTGTTTTTATCTACGCGTGGATTAATCCAAATCAAAGAGATCGCTACTAGTTACTAGGCTCATAACTGGTGGATGTGGATCCTAAGACTGttagattaaataattagccttttatcatcattttaaaagagagaaaaataggaaaaggaaaggaaaataGAGCGACATCGTTTGCAGCAAAGTGTCTAAACCCTCAGCCACCACTGGCCCCACTGGACGATAACTGCAGCAGCCAGTAATTGGAAAAGCAGAATACTCGAAACGACAGGTCAAGGCAAAGTAATTTAAGCACTGCTGCCTAGCCCCAGATGAAGTTTCTACCTTCGCCATAAATGCCACGCAAGTCTCATCTGCTTTGAAGAAAGTTGCTTTCTAATTCTCAATTtggaaaaagttaaaaatgttttatctGAGCAAAATTGAGCACACATTGCGTTTGCCACCTCATCTTCTTCGCCTTCCTCTCAACGAAGCTATTAAACTAGAActtgaaaatgttttcttaGATAAGGTTTGTCAAATACAATTCAGTGAttcactttaaattttttgtatcgattaacttatttttagaagataataattttgtacatGAAGGTTATTGCAAACCTGGGACTTTGTATTTCTATCTATGATATCAAGGAAATTGAAGGTGGCTTTGTCTATCCAGGAGAAGGTGCTTCCACACATACGGTATATTTGCACACTGTTCTGTTTTCTATCTtctttccatttgtatttaaGCATGTGTAGCTTTAACTCACTTGGAATTAGAATGCTTTCCATTTGTATCTTTTGTTTGCCATTTGcgttcaaaattttaattttacgaCTATATAAGTTGTTGCTTATGTAAAAGACAGTTCCTTTTTGTAAATCATAGGTTGATTGTGTTGACAATCTCTCTGTTGATTGAACAGGTGAAGTTTAGATTGATGGTGTTTCGTCCCTTTCTGGGAGAGATAATTGCTGCCAAACTTAAAGAATCTGATGCCAACGGTTTGCGCTGTATGTCCAATCAATGCCTCACTGCtcatatgatttttcatttaaggCTTATAGATTAATGGCTTATATCTAAAGTCTTGCTCTGGTTTGAATTTGGACCAACTCTTATTAGTCTTTGCCAAAATTCAGTATGGTCTGAGTTCTTTTCAGTCATTTGCATTACTTGAGAGATTTTCTCATCAAACGATagtctatttatatttttctcgtTTCCTCTTCAATTaaagatttatatttattattacaattttaacttGTATCATATTTGCTCTGTTTGTGGTGCatatttttggttttctttttgatttaaaattgtCTTTGGAAGAGTGTTAAAGCtcagaatttttaaatgacaATGGCATGAGTAGTTGCACAGTTGATTTCCTAGATATTTGATGGTAGCGAACCAAGCTAACAGCCAACATGTTGTAAAAGTTACATGCTTGGCTTGATGATAGATTGTGAAGTCTCAGCATCAAGACTGAATATGGCTGAACTATCCTCCTCAGAATTCTTGATTTAGAAATTAAGAGCAAGTAACTTGTTCCTAACATTTTGTTGTAactcatttatttaaatttggcTTGTGTTTGTTATAATCAGTCAAATTGCACGTCGCCTTGTCATATAGTGGTCAAAGTGATTCAAGAACTTTAGTATCCTTAAATAATTACTTGTGATAAGTCCTATTGTCATTTCTTGTTACATGACAAGTCTGCCTCTGGTGTAAACTATATTTCTCTCCTTGGTGAAGCAACTAAGTTTGAAGTCATTGTGTTTTCTGAATTCCATGATCTACAGTGTCCCTTGGATTTTTTGAGGACATTTACATTCCTAGTCATCTTTTACCAAGTCCATCTCGTTCTGAGCCTGACCCTAATGGAAGGTGTGGTCCTTTCCTGGTTTATTCtacttttcttaatttctatCATAATTGTCTGCacattatgaaattataattttcttagcTAATATCTTTTTATGTCCTTTCTTTACATGTTTTTGCACTGTTCTAGACTTTTATGATCTGGTTATAACCGCTCTGGTTATAACTACAGGTACGAAGTCAAATGGATATGGGAATTTGGAGATACAAAATATGTTATTGATGGGCTAGATGAGGTTTATGTTTTTGTACTAATTCTATCAACATCCTCTTTTTCTAATGTGCTCAAGTATGctgactttaaaattattaatgccAGATTAAGTTTCGAGTTCTCAGTGTGAATTATCCTTCAATTCCAATTGAGCAAGCAGAAGGATCAAAGCCATTCGCCCCAATGGTGATTAACGTAAGTAAATTTttctaacttaattatttggCTGGTGGTTGTCTCTGGATGTATCATCATCGTTATCCTTATTTATCTCTAGCCTTTATGATTTTGGGACTAACAGCCTGCAGCACTAAAACATTTGTTACTTTGAGAAAGCTACTCACTAGCAACTACTACAAAAGGGGAACAAATAACAGGAAAGTACAGAAACACAGATATTTTAGATTACTGGTCTCTAAAAAACGTGGTGCTCATATGCTTTTAGACTTGTAATCACATTCGAGAAACAAAATCCATGTTCAATATGTGATTAGTTTGGTAACGAGATTCATCTGGACGAATCTGGTAACATAACTTGCAATCATATCGGTTTATCTAGAGTTTTGAGTACATTGAATATGTTAACATGAGAAATGGTTTGTGAAAATTGCACCAATTTTCTGGATCTATAAAAGTTTTCACTTGATTACTCTCAATACATTGCATTTGATTGTTGGCCAGTTCAAATCTGGTGAGTTGCTCATTTGTTCATGGGAGTATCCCCATTTACTCGGTATGGTATTTATTTATCTCGGTGTATTGGATGTGTTGTAGAGAATGTGGTCAGCTAGCTTTCATTATTACTTTCTCAACGGGatcttaaattctttttcctgtttcaattttaaatgtttgcaGGGTTCAATTGATTATGATGGTCTAGGTCCAGTTTCGTGGTGGTAGGATGCTGAGAAGGTTTCACACAATTAGAGATGTCTGGAGCTTGTAACTAGCTCAATGAAGTAACCAAAAAACAACAGGGATTTATCTTTGTCATAGCTTGGGTGGGTTGTCTGTGAAAGTTAAAACaaatgtattatattttatcttcatttcttgaaaatatagaaaaatttcATGCcctttaaaattacttttaaatttcaaatagagAAATTCTAAAGTGTCTTTTGTGAATATCATAAAGTGCATGATACTTAGAATTATTACATTAGGAAACTAGGCTGAAATCACTCACAGGCCACAGGGACAGCGGCAACAGTAGAGTATGAGATGGTGGAAGTCCTTGGACTCTCGTGTAACAACTCCTCTGATGGCATTCCCATTTCAAAGTTGTTTTTTCAgtaatattattgttgatgCTCAAATCTGCTCGCCTTTTgaccgaccagattctttcaccaacgcTTGTGTTATCTACTGCTGCTTGTTCACTGAGATTGGAATCGTCCTCCTTTCTCTCAATAGACCTGCGCTCACTAAAaacggatcagagacgccggtggttttgccggcgtaaaccctccgatgcctaagttagctcaaggtgtttacgggaaaacagtGCAATTTAGACCTCAAAATGCTTTCTAAATTATTTGGAGTTTATCAGAAAATGGCCTGATGGAaatttggcagcgttttccctctctcaatttttctgtccctttctttatcgatttcttcttcttttatagcctCTGTTTGTCCCACGTCTTCCGCTTACTCTCTATCCCCCCTTTTCTCGGGTTGTGGCAGCCCCTCATGGGGCTCTCACTGTTGCGTTGtggcaaacgtgggatcttaTGTGTCCTTCAACGGTTCCGGGAAAGGCGCAGCAGCCACGATTCTGTGGGATCGTGTTCCTGCTTTTCTGGGAATGAGTGTCGGCTCGGTATATCCCTCTGGTCAGTATATTTCCTTGGTTGTATTCATCTCTGGTCGGCTCATGATAGCCCCCGTGTTCTGCTCATATCACTTTGGCTGGAGCGATCCGTGCCGGGGTGGGAATAGTAGCATGGCCGACCTGGTACTTTTATGTACTCAACAATTATGataattcttttcttgtttttagaGTCTAATATTGTGAGAACTCTTGGTAGTTATTATGTGATTGGAATCATGAGTTTTGGAgataattaatgattattagcattgatattgatattgaaattgaagaatataaaatctaaatacGAACtgctaaattttgtttcattctCTGAACaggaaaacaatatttttatttcgttttcataaaacaattattctaATCTTTTTGTCTTCGAGCATATGTTCAAGTCTCAAACTCTCAATATTCGTAAAACCGTTGATGCCAATGGGACCGAGCCCATAAACGGTCGAGAAAGTAGGAAGCACAAATGCTATTTTGATCcgaaattaatacaatttatctTCGGATTCTAAACAACACGATATAAGAAAGAACGTAACTcgctaaattttaattttaatcttaaaagaAATGGCAACTTCTATTACAACTCCAAAGCTCGCAACAACCTTTGTATAGGAGACTACCAATTACAGTCCCGCTCTCTTCTCACCTTCATTCGCTACCAAAAACCCTACCTCCACTGTCTTACTGCTCTGTGAACTGCGTGATGTCCATttgtaccttttttttttttttttggcttttttttaattgcattgATGAAATTTGTGTAGATTGAGGATCCACacattgttgatgtggatggGAAACTTTTTTCAGCTAGGCACATACTGATTTCAGTTGGGGAACGTCCCTTCATTCGTGACATTTCTGGCAGTGAATATGCTATAGAT encodes:
- the LOC102629478 gene encoding photosystem II reaction center W protein, chloroplastic produces the protein MAAITASVGTSSITPSVLVHKPSIVASSSPVLGLPAKAVKGKVRCSMEEKPSKQESKTNVGMSASLLAAACAATMSSPAMALVDDRMSTEGTGLPFGLSNNLLGWILLGVFGLIWALYIPYASSLDEDEESGLSL
- the LOC102629765 gene encoding uncharacterized protein LOC102629765, which produces MFYLSKIEHTLRLPPHLLRLPLNEAIKLELENVFLDKVIANLGLCISIYDIKEIEGGFVYPGEGASTHTVKFRLMVFRPFLGEIIAAKLKESDANGLRLSLGFFEDIYIPSHLLPSPSRSEPDPNGRYEVKWIWEFGDTKYVIDGLDEIKFRVLSVNYPSIPIEQAEGSKPFAPMVINGSIDYDGLGPVSWW